A portion of the Actomonas aquatica genome contains these proteins:
- a CDS encoding dicarboxylate/amino acid:cation symporter: MPSTAPVARPSFWRRISLVQWMLIAVVIGIPLGFIAPEFSASLKIVSDVFLRLIRAIIAPVLFGVLVRAIGGGGSVRDLGRLGWEALVCFEVFTTLALLGGWGIALLLRPGVGVEIPGASEAVVAQTVAFDQVILNAVPTSLIDAMARGDVLQMVVFCTIFGVACMLAGEKARPVLDFAGSLADVAFKFTHVIMYLAPPAVLAAMASTVAAGGLDVLVGLLKLFVAAWASQLGFMVLVLGGALVAFRVPLRRFIHFMREPFLVAFATTSSAAALPHTLEDIERFGVPRRVIGMVAPLSISLNLNGSTLHIALATVFVAQAAGISLSLEQQLLMLATLKITTKGVAGIPRANFVVLAALFQNFGLPLEGLAVLLGIDALIDPIRTSVNVVGHGVAPAVVARWEGATFPTDVPTDDAPRSAP; the protein is encoded by the coding sequence GTGCCCTCCACCGCCCCTGTTGCTCGCCCGTCGTTTTGGCGTCGGATCTCGTTGGTGCAATGGATGCTGATCGCGGTGGTGATCGGCATCCCGCTGGGCTTCATTGCGCCGGAGTTTTCGGCGTCGTTGAAGATCGTGAGCGACGTGTTTTTGCGGCTCATTCGCGCGATCATTGCGCCGGTGCTTTTTGGTGTGTTGGTGCGGGCGATCGGGGGCGGCGGTTCGGTGCGCGATCTCGGGCGGTTGGGTTGGGAGGCGTTGGTGTGCTTCGAAGTGTTTACGACGCTGGCGCTGCTGGGCGGTTGGGGGATCGCGTTGTTGTTGCGGCCGGGCGTGGGCGTGGAGATTCCGGGGGCGAGTGAAGCGGTGGTGGCGCAAACGGTGGCGTTTGATCAGGTGATCCTCAACGCGGTGCCGACCAGTTTGATCGACGCCATGGCGCGGGGTGACGTGCTGCAGATGGTGGTGTTCTGCACGATCTTTGGCGTGGCTTGCATGCTGGCGGGTGAGAAGGCCAGGCCGGTGCTCGACTTCGCCGGCTCACTGGCGGACGTGGCGTTTAAGTTTACGCACGTGATCATGTATCTCGCGCCGCCTGCGGTGTTGGCCGCGATGGCATCGACGGTGGCGGCGGGGGGGCTGGATGTGCTGGTGGGGTTGCTAAAACTCTTTGTCGCGGCGTGGGCGTCGCAGCTCGGTTTTATGGTGCTGGTGTTGGGGGGAGCGCTGGTGGCGTTTCGGGTGCCGCTGCGACGTTTTATTCACTTCATGCGCGAGCCCTTTCTGGTGGCGTTTGCGACCACCTCGAGTGCGGCGGCGCTGCCGCACACCTTGGAGGACATCGAACGCTTCGGCGTGCCGCGGCGGGTGATCGGCATGGTGGCGCCGCTGAGCATCAGCCTGAACCTCAACGGCAGCACCCTGCACATCGCACTGGCGACGGTGTTTGTGGCGCAGGCGGCGGGCATCTCGTTGTCGCTGGAGCAGCAGCTGCTGATGTTGGCGACGTTGAAGATCACGACCAAGGGCGTGGCGGGCATTCCGCGGGCCAACTTCGTGGTGTTGGCGGCGCTGTTTCAAAACTTCGGGCTGCCGCTCGAAGGCCTGGCGGTGTTGCTGGGCATCGACGCGCTGATCGATCCGATTCGCACCAGCGTGAATGTGGTGGGGCATGGCGTGGCGCCGGCGGTGGTGGCGCGTTGGGAAGGTGCCACGTTTCCGACGGACGTGCCGACGGACGACGCGCCGCGAAGCGCACCGTGA
- a CDS encoding CobW family GTP-binding protein yields MSADAPIPVTVLTGFLGAGKTTLLNRILTEQHGKKLAVIENEFGEVSVDNQLVIQSDEELFEMNNGCICCSVRGDLIRVLGRLMKRKNKLDGILIETTGLADPGPVAQTFFTDDEMRANFRIDGIVTVVDAKHVVQHFDDAPEVKKQIAFADVLLLNKADLVSPADLAALESRIRGMNAAARIERTTNCDLPLDKVLDLQAFNLSRAEALDPKFLEPSYPFEWAGAYPLPAGRHTLVIGHGDDEHDHDHDHEGCGCGHDHDHGHDHEHGEGCDHDHHHHHHAENELDIMVVPVASTDDQVLAAARDAAVVGFSDWENRVADGDTFTPGTTLQRLLLNEGNGRYTLDVAAPGTYLVFEGCGAHPLHIYPSGAADNVRPTWQQDFEHNHSHDEEVSSVGIVLEGDCDPQRLNDWIGKLLQTKGNDIYRAKGVLAVKGTPKRLVFQGVHMLFDAKFEGEWGNTPRSNTLVFIGKDLDRQQLTEGFKACLD; encoded by the coding sequence ATGTCCGCAGACGCTCCCATCCCCGTCACTGTCCTCACCGGCTTCCTCGGCGCCGGTAAAACCACCTTGCTCAACCGCATCCTCACCGAGCAGCACGGCAAAAAACTCGCCGTCATCGAAAACGAATTCGGCGAAGTCTCCGTGGACAACCAACTCGTCATCCAAAGCGACGAAGAGCTCTTCGAGATGAACAACGGCTGCATCTGCTGCAGCGTGCGCGGCGACCTCATCCGCGTTCTCGGTCGCCTGATGAAGCGCAAAAACAAACTCGACGGCATCCTCATCGAGACCACCGGCCTCGCCGACCCGGGCCCCGTTGCCCAGACCTTCTTCACCGACGACGAGATGCGCGCCAACTTCCGCATCGACGGCATCGTCACCGTCGTCGACGCCAAACACGTCGTGCAGCACTTCGACGACGCCCCCGAGGTGAAAAAGCAAATCGCCTTCGCCGACGTGCTCCTGCTCAACAAAGCCGACCTCGTCTCCCCCGCCGATCTCGCCGCCCTTGAATCGCGCATCCGCGGCATGAACGCCGCCGCCCGCATCGAACGCACTACCAACTGCGACCTCCCGCTCGACAAGGTGCTCGATCTGCAGGCCTTCAACCTCTCCCGCGCCGAGGCCCTCGACCCGAAGTTCCTCGAGCCTTCCTACCCCTTCGAGTGGGCCGGCGCCTACCCGCTGCCCGCCGGCCGCCACACCCTCGTCATCGGCCACGGCGACGACGAACACGATCACGACCATGACCACGAAGGTTGCGGTTGTGGCCATGATCATGACCACGGCCACGACCACGAGCACGGCGAAGGTTGCGACCACGACCACCACCATCACCACCACGCCGAGAACGAACTCGACATTATGGTGGTGCCCGTCGCCTCGACCGACGACCAGGTGCTTGCCGCCGCCCGCGACGCCGCCGTAGTCGGCTTCTCCGATTGGGAAAACCGCGTGGCCGACGGCGACACCTTCACGCCCGGCACCACCCTCCAACGCCTCCTGCTCAACGAAGGCAATGGCCGCTACACCCTCGATGTCGCCGCCCCCGGCACCTACCTCGTCTTTGAAGGCTGCGGCGCCCATCCCCTGCACATCTATCCCAGCGGCGCCGCCGACAACGTGCGTCCCACCTGGCAGCAGGACTTCGAGCACAACCACAGCCACGACGAAGAAGTGTCCTCGGTGGGCATCGTCCTCGAAGGCGACTGCGACCCGCAGCGCCTCAACGACTGGATCGGCAAGCTGCTGCAGACCAAAGGCAACGACATCTACCGCGCCAAAGGTGTGCTCGCCGTCAAAGGCACCCCCAAGCGCCTCGTCTTCCAAGGCGTGCACATGCTCTTCGACGCGAAGTTTGAAGGCGAATGGGGCAACACCCCGCGCTCCAACACCCTCGTCTTCATCGGCAAGGACCTCGACCGCCAGCAACTCACCGAAGGCTTCAAAGCCTGCCTCGACTGA
- a CDS encoding PEP-CTERM sorting domain-containing protein (PEP-CTERM proteins occur, often in large numbers, in the proteomes of bacteria that also encode an exosortase, a predicted intramembrane cysteine proteinase. The presence of a PEP-CTERM domain at a protein's C-terminus predicts cleavage within the sorting domain, followed by covalent anchoring to some some component of the (usually Gram-negative) cell surface. Many PEP-CTERM proteins exhibit an unusual sequence composition that includes large numbers of potential glycosylation sites. Expression of one such protein has been shown restore the ability of a bacterium to form floc, a type of biofilm.), with protein sequence MRRLILLFGALAWLGGAVHAQLVLSTSNTLGTYASFWQTSGGDWLPTETIDGDFANTNGWAISPQQATPQWMRWDVADGTAGVYTLTLSFNFGASHVLKSYSLSWSDDDASTWHTITDYTALQSVGGATLTVNESGLLSAGSLVTDQHVLTTSTLGAITNLRIDTPSLPGYSSSDNFVLTEFQASVSAVPEPANVALGAGALVMGWVLLRRRRRGRGRVSAAA encoded by the coding sequence ATGCGTAGGTTGATTCTCCTGTTTGGCGCGCTGGCTTGGCTGGGGGGAGCCGTCCACGCGCAACTCGTCCTGTCCACGTCGAACACCTTGGGGACGTATGCCAGCTTCTGGCAAACGAGCGGGGGAGACTGGTTGCCGACCGAAACGATTGATGGCGATTTCGCCAATACGAACGGCTGGGCGATCTCGCCGCAACAGGCGACGCCGCAGTGGATGCGGTGGGACGTGGCGGATGGCACGGCGGGGGTCTATACGTTGACGTTGTCGTTCAACTTCGGCGCCTCCCACGTGCTCAAAAGCTACAGCCTTTCGTGGTCGGATGACGATGCCAGCACGTGGCATACGATCACGGACTACACGGCGTTGCAGTCGGTGGGAGGCGCGACGTTGACGGTTAATGAGAGCGGACTGCTGTCGGCGGGAAGCCTGGTGACGGATCAACACGTGCTGACCACCTCGACCTTGGGCGCGATCACCAACCTGCGCATCGATACGCCGTCGTTACCCGGCTATTCGAGCTCCGACAATTTTGTGCTGACGGAGTTTCAAGCGTCCGTTTCGGCCGTGCCGGAACCGGCCAATGTGGCTCTGGGCGCGGGTGCTTTGGTGATGGGTTGGGTGCTGTTGCGCCGTCGCCGTCGTGGTCGTGGTCGCGTGAGTGCGGCTGCTTGA
- a CDS encoding RNA polymerase sigma factor — protein MATLLAVWFEPATGDMADQAGAAEDGEAEAQGEELEVTWLRRVAAGDERAMQLLFDRWKLPLLSFFYRSLGSNADAEDLTLEVFVRVHRAAARYRPQAKFSTYLFQIAHNLLRNERRRRRRKPADPVPPETFDYTLADDDGSARRLAELEELFQRALAQLPEKYRTPLLLLQQQQMAAAEAATVLGITENSLRVLVHRGRQMLKTQMEALS, from the coding sequence ATGGCTACGCTGCTCGCAGTGTGGTTTGAACCGGCGACCGGAGATATGGCGGACCAGGCCGGAGCGGCGGAGGATGGCGAGGCGGAGGCGCAGGGCGAGGAACTGGAGGTGACGTGGCTGCGTCGGGTGGCGGCGGGCGATGAGCGGGCTATGCAGTTGCTCTTCGATCGGTGGAAACTGCCGTTGCTGAGCTTTTTTTATCGGTCACTCGGGTCGAATGCCGATGCCGAGGACCTGACACTGGAGGTGTTTGTGCGGGTGCATCGGGCGGCGGCGCGTTATCGGCCGCAGGCGAAGTTTTCCACCTACCTGTTTCAGATCGCGCACAACCTCCTGCGCAACGAGCGGCGGCGGCGGCGGCGCAAGCCGGCCGATCCGGTGCCGCCGGAGACCTTTGACTACACGCTGGCGGATGACGACGGGAGCGCCCGACGGCTGGCGGAGTTGGAGGAACTGTTTCAACGGGCGCTGGCGCAGTTGCCCGAAAAATACCGCACGCCGTTGCTGCTCCTGCAGCAGCAGCAGATGGCCGCAGCCGAGGCGGCGACCGTGCTCGGCATCACCGAAAACTCCCTGCGCGTCCTGGTGCATCGCGGACGCCAAATGCTTAAAACCCAAATGGAGGCGTTGTCATGA
- a CDS encoding HipA domain-containing protein: MGEPDGVAWWLALGLASTGLKPEWADAVHDRYGYCEGLPFFLTDLRPQGYLGRAAIHQLPEGTSFPSDIRLWSDDHVISYLVRFGEDLPGNLVLGDETSSMAMFGASGLGIRYSERETAYPRMADAAVAGNFFGSSVEGEQPKFTTWLRDDADREAEAVIVKFTDRLSTPTGRRWADLLAAEQAARLVVSETALADAEFPYSELFDFGDRRFYQIARFDRIGRSGRRGLVSLRALHDAGLTGGETNDWVEAVEGLARRGWVSPADLRVVRLRAAFGNLIGNTDMHFGNLAFYLEDRLPLRLAPLFDMVPMLWAPRPGESEPLPEFRPKLPTPRHLDVWSEAAELAERFWERITREAFVSVRRLSVTPAFRAVAANALRTIRDMKRRLT; the protein is encoded by the coding sequence GTGGGCGAACCTGACGGCGTTGCATGGTGGTTGGCACTTGGACTGGCCTCGACCGGGCTGAAGCCGGAATGGGCGGATGCGGTGCACGATCGCTACGGTTATTGCGAAGGTTTGCCCTTCTTCCTCACAGATCTTCGCCCTCAGGGCTATCTGGGCCGGGCGGCCATCCACCAGTTGCCGGAGGGCACGAGTTTTCCCTCTGATATCCGACTTTGGAGTGATGATCATGTCATCAGCTACCTCGTTCGATTTGGGGAAGATTTACCGGGTAACTTGGTTTTGGGAGACGAGACCTCCTCGATGGCAATGTTCGGCGCGAGTGGTCTTGGCATCCGTTACAGCGAACGCGAAACAGCCTATCCTCGAATGGCGGACGCGGCGGTAGCGGGGAATTTTTTCGGCTCCTCCGTGGAGGGGGAACAGCCCAAGTTCACGACGTGGCTACGTGATGACGCCGACCGTGAAGCGGAGGCCGTTATCGTGAAATTTACGGACCGGCTATCGACCCCGACTGGTCGCCGCTGGGCGGACCTGCTCGCGGCGGAGCAGGCAGCGCGTTTGGTGGTCAGTGAAACTGCACTCGCGGATGCGGAGTTTCCGTATTCGGAGCTCTTTGATTTTGGAGATCGTCGTTTTTACCAGATCGCACGTTTTGATCGTATCGGCCGAAGTGGCCGGCGGGGTCTTGTATCCTTACGCGCACTACATGACGCCGGTTTGACGGGAGGAGAAACCAATGACTGGGTGGAGGCCGTTGAGGGATTGGCGCGGCGGGGGTGGGTGTCTCCGGCTGATTTGCGCGTGGTGCGCTTGCGTGCCGCGTTTGGTAATCTGATCGGCAATACCGATATGCACTTCGGGAATTTGGCGTTCTATTTGGAAGATCGATTGCCCCTGAGGTTGGCGCCGTTGTTCGACATGGTGCCGATGTTGTGGGCGCCTCGCCCGGGTGAGAGTGAACCTTTGCCAGAGTTTCGGCCCAAGCTGCCGACGCCGCGTCATCTCGATGTTTGGAGTGAGGCTGCCGAGCTGGCGGAACGTTTTTGGGAGCGGATCACCCGGGAGGCATTTGTCTCAGTCCGTCGGCTTTCCGTAACTCCGGCTTTTCGAGCGGTGGCCGCGAACGCGCTCAGAACGATCCGCGATATGAAGCGTAGGCTTACCTAG
- a CDS encoding DUF4405 domain-containing protein yields MNTSSASKPFQWRALVTVIVSLSFAVMLASGLVLFLAPPGRVANWTNWTMGGLLKSEWASLHINFAAVFLGAVAFHLYFNWRPMMSYLKTRVRRRIGFRPEWVAAVVVVGSVVGGALANVAPFSSLVAFSETLKESWEQPAQRAPIPHAELLSVAELAERAEVPLDEALAHLRSAGIEVTDPSLQVADVARAAGVSAQQLYDRLMPPRSARGGGGGGEGGRVGGGYGRMTLAEFCAQEGIALELALSRLRAADLQVQDGLTLRELAQLNGHARPSQLLEAIRGESGHE; encoded by the coding sequence GTGAATACCTCTTCTGCCTCAAAACCGTTTCAATGGCGGGCGCTCGTTACCGTGATCGTCTCGCTTTCCTTTGCCGTGATGCTGGCCAGCGGGCTGGTGCTTTTTCTCGCGCCTCCCGGCCGTGTCGCCAATTGGACCAATTGGACGATGGGCGGCCTGCTCAAATCCGAGTGGGCCAGCCTGCACATCAACTTTGCCGCGGTGTTTCTCGGCGCGGTGGCGTTTCACCTCTACTTCAATTGGCGGCCGATGATGAGCTACCTGAAGACCCGGGTGCGGCGGCGGATCGGCTTCCGGCCGGAATGGGTGGCAGCGGTGGTGGTGGTGGGATCGGTGGTCGGCGGAGCGCTGGCCAACGTCGCGCCGTTTTCGTCGCTGGTCGCCTTCAGCGAAACCTTGAAGGAGAGCTGGGAACAACCCGCGCAACGGGCCCCGATTCCCCACGCGGAACTCCTGAGCGTCGCCGAACTGGCTGAGCGGGCGGAGGTGCCGTTGGACGAGGCGTTGGCTCACCTGCGCAGCGCCGGCATCGAGGTGACCGATCCCTCCCTGCAGGTGGCTGATGTTGCGCGCGCGGCCGGGGTCTCGGCGCAGCAACTGTATGATCGGCTGATGCCGCCAAGGTCGGCGCGCGGCGGTGGTGGCGGCGGCGAAGGAGGACGCGTCGGCGGCGGCTACGGACGCATGACCTTGGCGGAGTTTTGCGCTCAGGAAGGCATCGCGTTGGAGCTGGCATTGAGCCGCCTGCGCGCGGCCGACCTGCAGGTGCAGGACGGCCTCACGCTGCGCGAGCTGGCGCAGCTTAATGGCCACGCGCGGCCGTCCCAGTTGTTGGAGGCCATCCGCGGCGAGTCGGGCCACGAGTAG
- a CDS encoding DUF3106 domain-containing protein, translating into MKPRVWISIVVLSASLPLNPLWAQHGPPPGAGPRAGGGVGGAGAAGAGETAAVEKFLSLSDTELDQLLAAIQRIRAMTPEQRVALLEQMQRYRALPDGERAKLRQGWGMVSPEIQDAWRAMMQQATPERRAEIQRELQSLAPAERTARRRELAEAYLAAQDTP; encoded by the coding sequence ATGAAACCACGCGTCTGGATCTCGATCGTAGTGTTGTCGGCCTCGTTGCCGTTGAACCCGTTGTGGGCCCAGCACGGACCGCCCCCCGGGGCGGGTCCGCGAGCCGGTGGCGGTGTCGGCGGTGCTGGCGCCGCCGGGGCGGGTGAGACCGCGGCGGTGGAGAAGTTTCTCAGTCTTTCCGACACCGAGCTCGATCAGCTGCTGGCGGCGATCCAACGCATTCGCGCGATGACGCCGGAGCAGCGTGTCGCCTTGCTTGAGCAGATGCAGCGCTATCGGGCGTTGCCGGACGGCGAACGGGCGAAGCTTCGGCAAGGGTGGGGCATGGTGTCGCCCGAAATCCAGGACGCCTGGCGTGCGATGATGCAGCAGGCGACGCCGGAGCGAAGGGCGGAGATCCAACGGGAATTGCAAAGCCTCGCTCCCGCGGAGCGCACGGCGCGGCGACGCGAACTGGCCGAGGCGTATTTGGCCGCGCAGGACACGCCGTAG
- a CDS encoding methyl-accepting chemotaxis protein, with translation MSSRAPFLSRLSLKGRMGAIYLLVAMLCLGLIASFNLTLQKVCDVTKDIIVVGSQRARLQLACDTLAETLSAQLAGLPDDAARREHLRAALANVRYEDDRSGYFFAFEDTVAVAYPIDPAKVGTDMGGMQDPRGTAVVAELARIGANGGGFLDYVWDKPGQGEVPKISYAQGIAGTPFIIGTGVYVDTVAAQQSAIVQEMTASVSEYRIFIWVFGAMLAGATILVAWLIGRSVVGPMERLMRDLGASADELAAASNNISSAGAHLASGATQQAAAIETTSGSVDEISTMITRNAEDAGSAHRSMQAANVVIDQASAAIGELKNAMHSIEGSSQETQKIIKTIDEIAFQTNLLALNAAVEAARAGEAGAGFAVVADEVRSLAFRAAEAARSTTELIEGSVHQIGQGSGSLNTASAAFEGVMKHASEIGSRLAGIAEASQEQASSIQRIRHSMTEMDAVTKESTAALEETASAAEEASAQAQDLRKVAWQIDAVVHGVHRTAANSSKQQAARPKPAAPRSRSGRTVPSRDLVGVG, from the coding sequence ATGTCCTCCCGAGCTCCGTTTCTTTCCCGCCTGTCCCTGAAGGGGCGAATGGGCGCGATCTACCTCCTCGTCGCGATGTTATGTTTAGGCCTCATCGCGAGCTTCAATCTGACCCTGCAAAAGGTCTGCGACGTCACCAAAGACATCATCGTGGTCGGTTCGCAACGAGCCCGCCTGCAATTGGCCTGTGACACCCTGGCCGAAACCCTCTCGGCCCAACTGGCCGGGTTGCCCGATGACGCCGCGCGCCGGGAGCACCTTCGCGCCGCCCTCGCGAACGTCCGCTACGAGGACGACCGCTCCGGCTACTTCTTCGCCTTCGAGGATACGGTGGCGGTGGCTTACCCGATCGATCCGGCCAAGGTCGGCACCGATATGGGCGGGATGCAGGATCCGCGCGGCACGGCTGTCGTCGCCGAGTTGGCCCGGATCGGTGCCAATGGCGGTGGCTTCCTCGATTACGTTTGGGACAAACCCGGGCAGGGCGAGGTGCCGAAGATCAGTTACGCGCAAGGCATCGCCGGCACGCCGTTCATCATCGGCACGGGCGTTTATGTCGACACCGTGGCGGCGCAGCAGTCGGCGATTGTGCAGGAAATGACGGCTTCGGTGAGCGAATACCGGATTTTCATCTGGGTGTTTGGTGCGATGTTGGCGGGGGCGACCATCCTCGTCGCCTGGTTGATCGGCCGCAGTGTGGTCGGCCCGATGGAGCGCCTCATGCGCGACCTGGGGGCTAGCGCCGACGAGCTCGCCGCCGCGTCCAACAACATCTCCTCGGCCGGCGCGCACCTCGCCTCGGGCGCGACCCAGCAAGCGGCCGCCATCGAGACCACCAGTGGCTCCGTGGACGAGATCTCCACCATGATCACCCGCAACGCCGAGGACGCCGGCTCTGCCCACCGCTCCATGCAGGCGGCCAACGTTGTCATCGATCAGGCCAGCGCCGCTATCGGTGAGTTGAAGAACGCGATGCACTCGATCGAAGGCTCCAGTCAGGAGACGCAGAAGATCATCAAGACGATCGACGAAATCGCCTTCCAAACCAATTTGCTGGCGCTCAATGCCGCCGTCGAAGCCGCCCGCGCGGGTGAAGCCGGGGCCGGTTTTGCGGTCGTGGCCGACGAAGTGCGCAGCCTCGCCTTCCGCGCCGCCGAAGCCGCGCGCAGCACCACCGAGTTGATCGAAGGCAGCGTGCATCAGATCGGGCAGGGCTCCGGTTCGCTCAACACCGCCAGCGCCGCCTTCGAAGGCGTGATGAAACACGCCAGCGAGATCGGCTCGCGCCTGGCCGGCATTGCCGAGGCCTCGCAGGAGCAGGCCAGCAGCATTCAGCGTATCCGTCATTCCATGACGGAAATGGACGCGGTTACCAAGGAGTCCACCGCCGCCCTCGAAGAGACCGCTTCGGCGGCCGAGGAAGCCAGTGCCCAGGCGCAGGATCTGCGCAAGGTTGCCTGGCAAATCGATGCGGTGGTGCACGGCGTGCATCGCACTGCCGCCAATTCGTCGAAGCAGCAGGCTGCTCGACCCAAACCCGCGGCACCGCGTTCCCGTTCCGGTCGGACGGTGCCGTCGCGAGACCTCGTGGGCGTCGGCTGA